The following nucleotide sequence is from Candidatus Dadabacteria bacterium.
GTAGTGGTTACAGGCGCAGAGATTCCCGACGACATGACGGCTTTTGACATAGGGCCGAAGACTGTAGAGAAATTCACCTCGCATATAAAAGGGGAAGGCACGGTTTTCTGGAACGGTCCCATGGGATTTTTCGAGGTGGACGATTTTTCAAACGGCACAAGCGCCATCGCCAGATCGTTTGCGCTTGCCACATGGAGGGGGGCCACCACGGTTCTCGGAGGAGGAGACAGCGTGGCGTCACTTAAAAAGTCCGGGGTCAAGTTCTCCGAAGCGACCCACGTGTCGACCGGGGGCGGGGCCTGTTTTGAATTTCTAGGCGGCGTAGACCTTCCGGGAATATCGATTCTCAGTGACAGCTAGGGCCCGATCAGGTATTTATTTCAGTAGGATCTTAAGATTTTTTC
It contains:
- the pgk gene encoding phosphoglycerate kinase, which encodes VVVTGAEIPDDMTAFDIGPKTVEKFTSHIKGEGTVFWNGPMGFFEVDDFSNGTSAIARSFALATWRGATTVLGGGDSVASLKKSGVKFSEATHVSTGGGACFEFLGGVDLPGISILSDS